From a region of the Candidatus Jettenia caeni genome:
- a CDS encoding putative transposase, with the protein MKLAENILNQMNHLRKSHIQFMLILFKAALSLTGRINFLNLSRYSQLNEKTYSRNFRRYFNFIQFNSSLIETVYHHQNEYLLALDASFIPKSGKATYGLGTFWNGVQHRPGRGLEISSLALVDVTYKTAYTLTAGQVPPVQRSSEENTLDFFLGQLRTLQQVKTPIALPKLLAVDGFYTKKRFIDSSLDAGY; encoded by the coding sequence ATGAAATTAGCAGAGAATATTTTAAACCAGATGAATCATTTACGAAAATCACACATACAATTTATGCTTATTTTGTTCAAGGCAGCACTTTCCTTAACGGGTCGAATCAATTTTTTAAATTTAAGCCGATATAGTCAACTCAATGAAAAGACCTATTCGAGAAATTTTAGGCGTTATTTTAACTTTATCCAGTTCAATAGCTCCTTAATCGAAACTGTTTATCATCACCAGAATGAATATCTTTTAGCACTTGATGCATCATTCATTCCCAAAAGTGGCAAAGCAACGTATGGCTTAGGTACCTTTTGGAACGGTGTTCAACATCGTCCTGGCCGAGGGCTTGAGATTTCTTCCCTTGCACTCGTTGATGTAACGTACAAAACCGCCTATACCTTGACTGCTGGGCAAGTGCCTCCTGTTCAAAGGTCTTCAGAGGAAAATACCCTTGATTTTTTTCTTGGACAACTGAGAACACTTCAGCAAGTAAAGACTCCTATTGCTTTGCCCAAGCTCCTGGCCGTTGATGGCTTTTATACCAAAAAACGATTTATCGATAGTTCTTTGGATGCCGGCTATTAG
- a CDS encoding ATPase, translating into MIEKMLKTSWHTMEANEVIASLNADINTGITHAEAENRLKKYGHNQLEEKERVSPLLIFFGQFNNFIVWILIAAAITSGVMKEWIDALAIIAIVIINAIIGFIQEYRAERSLEALQKMSAPFSKVLRNGEVSSIPSRDIVPGDIVLLEAGDYVPADGRLCISFGLRTQEASLTGESTSINKSVEPLHNPSLPIGDRKNMVFMGTSVTSGKGTCVIVSTGMQTELGKIAGLIQAAGKEETPLQRRLEAFGKKLVYLCLGIVVIVFLLEIWRKDPILEAFLISVSLAVAAIPEGLPAIVTIALALGVQRMVKRHVLIRKLPAVETLGSTTVICSDKTGTLTQNEMTVKKIFANNKMIDVSGTGYTPEGDFTHNGIPLSEIDRQALRKTLEIGVLCNNAYLKREDTTWKVIGDPTEGALLTAAAKVNVCKENFEKDYLLVSEIPFDSERKKMSTIRKTPDSTLLVYEKGAPDVILKDCTKIYTDGGIRDLTKDDIKTVLNATCEMAEAALRVLGVAFKSPGHNIANPISDAVEKDMVFTGLLAMIDPPRPEVKDAVAVCNKACIRTVMITGDHKNTAKAIGEELGLLKKNFMAIDGMELDKLSDDDLEKEAPKIGVYARVSAEHKLRIVKAWKKHNQVVAMTGDGVNDAPAIKEANIGISMGITGTDVTKEASDMVITDDNFASIVAAVEEGRGIYDNIRKSIHYLLSCNAGEILTMLFASIFNLPIPLFPIQILWINIATDGLPALALGVDTVDPNIMNRPARRSTEQIIDRSLGKLILFQGFLIAFSTIFAYLYILYYTSSVEPGYLYYWFKNELIPCCLGGTLKSDLDRSRTVAFCVMVISQLFHSFNCRNAKHSLFQIGPFTNKKLLLATGLSLAMQVAIVYIPYSEGIFKVTPLGLQDWIIVFGFSSLTFFVMEIIKCFLRKR; encoded by the coding sequence ATGATTGAAAAAATGCTCAAAACATCCTGGCATACCATGGAGGCTAATGAAGTAATAGCGAGCCTCAATGCCGATATCAATACGGGAATTACTCACGCTGAGGCAGAGAACAGGCTCAAGAAATACGGACACAATCAATTAGAGGAAAAAGAACGTGTATCCCCCCTATTAATCTTTTTCGGACAGTTTAATAACTTTATTGTATGGATATTGATTGCGGCTGCCATTACCTCAGGGGTTATGAAGGAATGGATCGATGCATTAGCTATTATTGCCATTGTTATCATTAATGCTATTATTGGATTTATCCAGGAATACCGTGCCGAGAGGTCTCTTGAAGCCTTACAGAAAATGTCAGCCCCTTTTTCAAAGGTTCTGCGGAATGGCGAAGTATCATCAATTCCTTCCCGGGATATTGTACCGGGAGATATCGTTTTACTCGAAGCCGGGGATTATGTCCCTGCCGATGGCAGACTCTGTATTTCCTTTGGCTTGAGAACTCAGGAGGCATCACTTACGGGGGAATCAACATCCATTAACAAATCGGTAGAACCGCTTCACAATCCATCTTTACCTATTGGAGACAGGAAGAATATGGTCTTCATGGGCACCTCGGTAACGAGCGGCAAAGGTACCTGTGTCATCGTATCAACAGGCATGCAAACAGAACTGGGTAAGATTGCGGGTCTTATCCAGGCGGCAGGAAAAGAGGAAACCCCCCTTCAGCGCAGACTTGAAGCCTTTGGAAAAAAGCTGGTTTATCTGTGTCTTGGAATCGTGGTAATCGTTTTCCTTTTAGAGATATGGAGAAAAGATCCGATATTAGAGGCATTCCTTATATCGGTGAGCCTTGCTGTTGCTGCTATTCCAGAAGGATTACCAGCCATAGTAACGATTGCCCTGGCATTAGGTGTGCAGCGTATGGTAAAGAGACATGTACTGATTCGAAAGTTGCCAGCCGTAGAAACGCTGGGAAGTACTACGGTAATCTGCTCAGATAAGACAGGTACTTTAACTCAAAATGAAATGACCGTTAAAAAAATATTTGCCAATAACAAAATGATCGATGTTTCAGGAACCGGCTATACCCCTGAAGGAGACTTCACTCATAATGGCATACCCCTTTCAGAAATTGACCGGCAAGCACTCAGAAAGACTTTAGAAATCGGTGTACTGTGTAATAATGCATACCTGAAAAGAGAAGATACTACCTGGAAGGTCATTGGAGACCCTACAGAAGGAGCTCTATTGACTGCCGCTGCTAAAGTAAACGTCTGTAAAGAAAATTTTGAAAAAGATTATCTACTTGTCTCAGAAATTCCTTTTGATTCCGAACGAAAGAAGATGTCCACAATCAGAAAAACACCCGATTCTACCCTACTCGTTTATGAGAAAGGTGCACCAGATGTTATTTTAAAGGATTGTACAAAAATATATACGGATGGAGGAATAAGGGATTTAACGAAGGATGATATCAAGACCGTCTTAAATGCAACCTGTGAGATGGCAGAAGCAGCATTGCGCGTTCTCGGTGTGGCGTTCAAATCACCCGGCCACAACATTGCAAATCCAATCTCTGATGCTGTAGAAAAGGATATGGTATTTACAGGATTATTGGCAATGATTGACCCACCCAGACCTGAAGTAAAAGATGCCGTTGCTGTCTGCAATAAGGCTTGTATAAGAACGGTTATGATTACGGGAGATCATAAAAACACGGCTAAGGCAATTGGTGAAGAGTTGGGATTACTTAAGAAAAATTTTATGGCCATCGATGGAATGGAGTTGGATAAGCTTTCCGATGACGATCTGGAAAAAGAGGCGCCAAAGATAGGGGTATATGCGCGGGTTTCTGCTGAACATAAACTTCGAATTGTGAAGGCATGGAAGAAACACAATCAAGTTGTGGCAATGACAGGCGATGGGGTAAATGATGCCCCGGCCATTAAAGAAGCGAACATCGGCATATCGATGGGCATTACCGGTACCGATGTTACCAAAGAGGCCTCTGATATGGTTATAACGGATGACAACTTTGCATCCATTGTTGCAGCCGTTGAAGAAGGACGGGGTATTTATGATAATATCCGAAAATCTATTCACTACCTGCTTTCGTGTAACGCAGGTGAGATTTTAACCATGCTCTTTGCCTCAATATTCAATCTTCCCATTCCTTTATTTCCAATACAAATACTATGGATCAACATTGCGACAGATGGATTACCCGCACTGGCGTTAGGTGTTGATACGGTAGATCCTAACATCATGAACAGACCCGCCAGAAGATCAACAGAACAAATTATAGATAGAAGTTTGGGAAAATTGATACTATTTCAAGGTTTTCTTATAGCATTCAGCACTATTTTTGCTTATTTATATATTCTATACTACACCAGTAGTGTAGAGCCTGGCTATCTCTATTATTGGTTCAAGAATGAATTAATACCCTGCTGTTTAGGCGGCACATTAAAAAGCGATCTCGACCGGTCAAGAACAGTTGCTTTCTGTGTGATGGTAATCTCTCAATTATTTCATTCCTTTAACTGCAGAAATGCAAAACATTCACTATTTCAGATTGGCCCTTTTACTAATAAAAAACTTTTATTGGCAACGGGGCTTTCCTTAGCTATGCAGGTAGCCATTGTCTATATCCCTTACTCTGAAGGCATCTTTAAAGTAACGCCTTTAGGATTGCAGGATTGGATTATCGTCTTTGGATTTTCTTCTCTTACTTTTTTTGTTATGGAAATAATAAAATGTTTTTTAAGGAAGAGATAG
- a CDS encoding ATPase, whose protein sequence is MNHTDMLRDFKIRFWVSLGVTIPILVLSPLIQSFFGFSLEFPGEKYILFGLSSFVFFYGGWPFFRGVSHEFTKKQPGMMTLIALAITVAYTYSSLVVFGLEGEVFFWELATLIDIMLLGHWIEMRSVMGASHALEELSKLMPAEAHIIVRDGSIKDVKIEELKKGDRVLVRPGEKIPADGKVIEGESEVNESMITGESKPVDKKKDDKVIGGSINSAGSLTVEVTRVGEESYLSQVVELVKKASESKSRAQDLANKAAFWLTITALVAGVITLVSWLLYNAKFDFILERVVTVMVITCPHALGLAVPLVIAMITTLSAKNGILIRNRTSFESGRRLHTVVFDKTGTLTKGEFGVTDIVPLGDWNEEELLRRTASLEAHSEHTIAQGIIKKAREKNMELYMTENFEAIPGKGAKAKIEGNELYIGNRRILEIVGITQDEVEKRIDEIASQGKTIVLVTTKDKIQGIIGLADIIRDESREAIERLKKFHIADVVLVNNDPRTVVDVISLSRITYRKTAQNLAWATGYNIFAIPLAAGVLSNYGIILPPAVGAIIMSVSTIIVALNARLISYKKV, encoded by the coding sequence ATGAATCACACTGATATGTTGAGGGATTTTAAAATACGTTTCTGGGTATCCCTTGGTGTAACGATACCAATTTTAGTCCTTTCCCCTCTTATTCAATCGTTCTTCGGATTCTCTTTAGAATTTCCCGGTGAAAAATATATACTTTTTGGATTATCGAGTTTTGTCTTTTTTTATGGCGGGTGGCCATTCTTTCGGGGTGTTTCTCATGAATTCACGAAAAAACAACCGGGTATGATGACACTCATCGCTCTTGCAATTACGGTTGCATATACCTATAGCAGTCTGGTGGTTTTCGGATTAGAAGGAGAGGTATTTTTCTGGGAGCTTGCTACCTTAATCGATATCATGCTCCTGGGACATTGGATTGAAATGCGATCGGTAATGGGTGCCTCACACGCACTAGAGGAATTATCGAAACTCATGCCTGCCGAGGCGCATATCATTGTACGTGATGGATCAATAAAGGATGTAAAAATTGAAGAACTAAAGAAAGGGGATAGGGTTCTTGTAAGGCCCGGAGAAAAAATTCCAGCAGATGGTAAGGTTATTGAGGGTGAATCCGAGGTTAACGAATCTATGATTACCGGCGAATCGAAACCGGTGGACAAAAAAAAAGATGACAAGGTAATAGGAGGCTCTATAAACAGTGCTGGTTCATTAACCGTTGAAGTTACCAGGGTCGGTGAGGAATCGTATCTTTCCCAGGTAGTTGAACTGGTTAAAAAAGCAAGCGAAAGCAAATCAAGGGCACAGGACTTAGCAAATAAGGCAGCATTCTGGCTCACCATAACCGCTCTTGTTGCAGGAGTTATTACACTGGTAAGCTGGCTTCTCTACAACGCAAAATTTGACTTTATCCTTGAACGCGTAGTAACGGTTATGGTAATCACCTGTCCTCATGCATTAGGTCTGGCAGTACCGTTAGTTATTGCCATGATTACTACGCTGTCAGCAAAAAATGGTATTTTGATACGGAACAGGACATCGTTTGAAAGTGGACGGAGGTTACATACCGTTGTATTCGATAAAACAGGGACACTGACAAAAGGAGAATTCGGGGTAACGGATATTGTCCCTCTGGGGGATTGGAACGAAGAAGAGCTTTTACGCAGGACAGCTTCCCTTGAGGCACATTCAGAGCATACGATTGCTCAGGGCATTATCAAGAAGGCCAGGGAAAAAAATATGGAATTATATATGACTGAAAATTTTGAGGCGATTCCCGGAAAAGGGGCAAAGGCAAAAATCGAAGGCAATGAACTTTATATAGGAAATAGACGAATACTGGAAATTGTCGGTATTACACAAGATGAAGTTGAGAAAAGAATTGATGAGATAGCCTCTCAGGGTAAGACTATCGTGCTTGTTACAACCAAGGATAAAATTCAAGGGATCATTGGCCTTGCAGATATAATCCGGGATGAATCGAGAGAGGCAATTGAACGGCTAAAAAAATTTCATATAGCGGATGTTGTATTAGTAAATAATGATCCACGGACGGTAGTAGACGTAATATCCCTTTCCCGTATTACCTACCGAAAAACAGCACAAAATTTAGCATGGGCTACGGGTTATAATATTTTTGCAATTCCACTCGCTGCGGGGGTGCTCTCCAATTATGGAATAATCCTTCCACCGGCAGTAGGTGCCATCATTATGTCTGTAAGCACGATTATTGTTGCTCTCAATGCACGGCTTATTTCTTATAAGAAGGTATAA
- a CDS encoding two-component response regulator yields the protein MKTILIVDDDKNQLLLYEQELSLEGYHVVTAMDGLEAVKKVKEQTPDLIIMDLFIPNMNGIEAMSSILSQRRKIPIIINTAYSGYKDNFMSWLANAYIIKSSNLNELKDTIKKLIGKIEKSDGSL from the coding sequence ATGAAGACTATCCTTATCGTTGACGATGATAAAAATCAGCTTTTACTTTATGAGCAAGAACTATCATTAGAAGGCTATCATGTTGTTACGGCAATGGATGGTCTTGAAGCGGTAAAGAAGGTAAAAGAACAGACTCCGGACCTTATTATAATGGATCTCTTTATACCTAATATGAATGGTATCGAAGCAATGAGTAGTATCTTAAGTCAACGCAGAAAGATACCAATTATTATCAATACGGCTTATAGCGGTTACAAAGATAATTTTATGTCGTGGTTAGCTAACGCTTATATTATTAAGTCCTCGAATTTGAATGAATTGAAGGATACAATAAAGAAATTAATAGGTAAAATCGAAAAATCAGACGGATCTCTCTAA